In Alkalihalobacillus sp. FSL W8-0930, a single window of DNA contains:
- a CDS encoding NYN domain-containing protein, translated as MKDQPNEQFIKKLDALLHSNYDAHLPDDNVAIFVDYDNVYWTLMNRYNHNPNHEEKSKNLFQCLWERYGQDRVRTFRAYADFQRIRSSLTDLQKQRIQIKHVYSNDKDGDSRKNSSDIELCIDAIESTFKDESISCYVFVTADSDMVPIMSRLMYKGKRVELFYLSEAAPKHTDITNYSHHSEDLGTFLKLEEQEYELDAYVDQSLQFIDEWEKKYGDSDLYLGAPWLRNQYSLKFSIPANSASELIDLLKVRKLIGTINKDLTTGEVKPSLALTEKGRNMVTPLVESVSVRK; from the coding sequence ATGAAAGATCAACCCAACGAACAATTTATTAAAAAACTAGATGCATTACTACATTCTAATTACGATGCACACTTACCAGATGATAATGTAGCGATCTTCGTCGATTATGACAATGTATACTGGACTTTAATGAATCGCTATAACCACAATCCAAATCACGAAGAGAAAAGTAAAAACCTGTTTCAATGTCTCTGGGAACGGTACGGCCAGGACCGCGTCCGTACATTTCGCGCATATGCCGACTTTCAACGAATTCGTTCAAGTTTAACAGACTTACAAAAACAACGTATTCAAATTAAACATGTTTATTCTAACGATAAAGATGGAGACTCTAGGAAGAATTCATCTGACATTGAGCTTTGTATTGATGCCATTGAAAGTACCTTTAAGGATGAGAGCATCTCATGCTATGTATTTGTCACCGCAGACAGTGATATGGTTCCTATTATGAGTAGACTTATGTACAAAGGAAAACGAGTAGAACTCTTTTATTTATCTGAGGCAGCACCTAAACATACTGATATTACAAATTACTCGCATCATAGTGAGGATTTAGGAACATTTCTTAAATTAGAAGAACAAGAATATGAATTAGATGCATACGTAGATCAGTCACTCCAATTTATTGATGAGTGGGAGAAAAAATATGGGGACAGTGACTTATATCTTGGAGCACCATGGCTTCGGAATCAATACTCTCTTAAATTCTCCATTCCGGCAAATTCCGCTAGTGAGCTGATCGATTTGTTAAAAGTCCGTAAGTTAATCGGTACAATTAATAAGGACTTAACAACCGGAGAAGTCAAGCCTAGCTTAGCTCTAACAGAAAAAGGCCGTAACATGGTTACGCCCCTTGTGGAATCTGTTTCTGTCAGAAAATGA
- a CDS encoding aldo/keto reductase: MTSLQSTIPLSDGHTIPIFGLGVYKMTDEEASLAVHKALRYGYRLIDTAAMYENEQAVGEAIREAVVQGIPEDEIFITTKVWKTELGFEKTRQAVLASYEKLGLQTIDLVLIHWPGTEEENAESWRALEELVNEGKIRSIGVSNFSEEDLKKLFRTANIKPVLNQVELHPLLSQEGLQAFCKEHEIVLESWSPLMRGRLLEHPLLSEIAEKYNKETAQIILRWNVQRGIIPIPKSSKEERIESNADIFDFSLTDEEMRKISAINEDRGFHG; the protein is encoded by the coding sequence ATGACTTCGCTACAATCAACCATTCCATTATCCGATGGTCACACGATCCCTATCTTTGGCCTTGGTGTATATAAAATGACCGATGAGGAAGCGTCTCTGGCAGTCCATAAAGCACTGAGATATGGATATCGCTTAATCGATACAGCTGCAATGTATGAAAATGAACAAGCAGTTGGAGAAGCGATTCGAGAAGCGGTAGTTCAAGGCATTCCAGAGGATGAGATTTTCATTACGACTAAGGTATGGAAAACAGAACTCGGGTTTGAGAAAACAAGGCAGGCCGTGCTTGCAAGCTATGAGAAATTGGGATTACAGACGATTGATCTAGTTCTCATTCATTGGCCAGGAACGGAAGAGGAAAATGCAGAGAGCTGGAGAGCTCTTGAAGAGCTTGTGAACGAGGGCAAGATTCGATCGATTGGGGTAAGTAATTTCTCAGAAGAGGATCTTAAGAAACTGTTTAGAACAGCCAACATCAAGCCGGTTTTAAATCAAGTGGAGCTACATCCCTTACTCTCACAAGAAGGTCTACAAGCGTTCTGCAAAGAGCATGAGATTGTGTTGGAATCCTGGTCCCCACTAATGAGAGGAAGATTACTAGAACATCCACTGCTCTCAGAGATAGCAGAGAAGTACAACAAGGAAACGGCTCAAATCATTCTGAGATGGAACGTTCAGAGAGGCATTATTCCAATTCCAAAATCAAGTAAAGAAGAGCGAATCGAATCGAACGCAGATATTTTTGATTTTAGTCTGACAGATGAAGAGATGAGAAAGATCTCTGCAATCAATGAAGATAGAGGATTCCACGGGTGA
- a CDS encoding YfcC family protein, translating to MEPQKVTPLKIKKKNSWSMPHIYVLLFLISGVAAILTYIVPAGSFERVAGPNGRESIDPDSFTEIDASPLSFMDFMLAIPRGMQDASEIIFFTFIIGGTFMVLRRTEIIEIGVDRLARTFKNQSILVIPVLISLFAMISTTIGTPELSLVYIPVLIPLCISLGYDSMTAAAIALISTALGFTAAVMNPGTVGISQQIAGLEIYSGFQLRLIVLVVIVIIGSIYVMRYARKVKKDTAQSLTYDEDKTNRRTYKDALNQPLKDMNKRQLFAILSLPIFAAVVFYGVTQLGWFMLEMSGLFIFMGIIVGLIAGLSLTKICEAYTEGFREVLMGAIIIGIARSVAIVLEDGQIMDTLVYALGSVVGHFPSTLSAIGMMGVQLVINFFIPSGSGQALVTMPIMAPLSDMLGVTRQTAILAFQFGDGFAHILFPTSGYFMAALVIAGISWAKWVRFFLPLFIIYMAVGAMFLIYAQMTGWTG from the coding sequence ATGGAGCCACAAAAGGTTACCCCATTAAAGATCAAAAAGAAAAATAGTTGGAGCATGCCGCATATCTACGTGCTATTATTTTTAATTAGCGGAGTCGCAGCTATTTTAACGTATATTGTACCAGCGGGTTCGTTTGAGCGTGTAGCCGGCCCAAATGGAAGGGAATCAATTGATCCTGATTCATTTACTGAGATTGACGCATCGCCATTATCATTCATGGATTTTATGTTAGCCATCCCCCGAGGCATGCAGGATGCTAGTGAAATTATCTTCTTTACCTTTATTATTGGTGGGACGTTTATGGTGCTTCGGAGAACAGAAATCATTGAAATAGGGGTAGATCGCCTCGCTCGAACCTTTAAAAATCAGAGTATTCTTGTTATTCCTGTGCTGATCTCATTGTTTGCTATGATCTCTACTACAATCGGGACACCAGAATTATCATTAGTCTACATACCTGTTTTAATACCATTATGTATTTCCTTAGGCTATGATTCGATGACTGCGGCGGCGATTGCTTTAATTTCAACAGCACTCGGCTTTACAGCAGCGGTGATGAATCCAGGTACAGTTGGAATCTCCCAGCAGATCGCTGGGTTAGAAATCTACTCCGGGTTTCAATTACGACTCATCGTCTTAGTCGTTATTGTTATCATCGGAAGCATCTATGTGATGAGATATGCGCGAAAGGTAAAGAAGGATACGGCTCAAAGCTTAACGTACGATGAAGACAAAACGAATCGCCGAACGTATAAGGATGCATTAAATCAACCGTTAAAAGATATGAACAAACGTCAGCTGTTTGCTATTCTATCCCTACCGATCTTTGCTGCTGTTGTCTTTTACGGCGTTACACAGCTAGGGTGGTTTATGCTTGAGATGTCGGGACTATTTATCTTTATGGGGATTATTGTTGGATTGATCGCAGGGCTGTCTTTAACGAAAATATGTGAAGCCTATACGGAAGGATTTCGAGAAGTATTAATGGGTGCCATCATTATTGGGATTGCTCGCTCTGTGGCTATCGTGCTTGAGGACGGCCAAATCATGGATACACTCGTTTATGCACTCGGCTCCGTTGTTGGACATTTTCCTAGTACGCTAAGTGCAATTGGCATGATGGGCGTGCAACTAGTGATTAACTTCTTCATCCCATCAGGCAGTGGACAAGCACTTGTTACGATGCCAATCATGGCTCCTTTATCTGATATGTTAGGTGTCACGAGACAAACGGCCATTCTAGCATTCCAGTTCGGAGATGGTTTTGCTCATATTCTTTTTCCTACCTCTGGCTACTTTATGGCTGCATTAGTTATTGCAGGAATTAGCTGGGCAAAATGGGTTCGCTTTTTCCTTCCGTTATTTATCATCTATATGGCAGTAGGGGCAATGTTCCTAATTTATGCGCAAATGACAGGCTGGACAGGATAA
- a CDS encoding adenine deaminase C-terminal domain-containing protein: protein MQIDTLIEHVKVFNSYEKSFKTANVAIKDGRFMYIGEKDTSYFQAEQHVNGHGYYMVPGLIDIHLHIESTMVTPATFSRALIQNGVTTIVPEPHEMANVFGVTGVTEMIEASKQCEIDMFYSIPSSVPATSMETTGGSIEIEDIDHLMTLDQIICLGEIMNYVDVISEGDNKTKQLLKHMRTHYPETIIEGHVPKLLDTDLHRMIFAGVDSDHTHQTIEGMKARIEAGMFIEIQEKSMTPEVIEYLCEHDVSEHFCFITDDVMADDLEEKGHLNHIVKKAMSMGMKAEDVIYASTYTPAKRMKLQDRGVIAPGKIADFCLLSNLEEFELAAVYKSGVLANQNEAAKVGEKQFPENFYKSVQLETLTSEDFNVHVNKEDGSYTARIMKVQDGSTFTAEVHESIDVQNGLLQWQDTEHLLIATFERYGKGGTRAHGLITGDIIKHGAVATTYSHDNHNLLVVGENIEDMKQAANEVIAMQGGICVVWEGKVQARVPLPVGGILTEEPLEQLAAQVKELCVALRELGYKHYNPIMSMSTLSLPVSPALKITDHGLIDVNAGKVVPLILEKV from the coding sequence ATGCAGATAGATACACTCATTGAACACGTAAAAGTGTTTAACAGCTATGAGAAGAGCTTCAAGACAGCAAACGTTGCAATTAAAGACGGAAGATTTATGTATATCGGTGAAAAAGATACGAGTTACTTTCAAGCAGAGCAGCATGTAAATGGTCACGGCTATTACATGGTGCCTGGTCTTATTGATATTCATCTTCACATTGAAAGTACAATGGTGACCCCTGCTACATTTTCTCGTGCATTGATTCAAAATGGCGTCACAACGATCGTTCCTGAACCGCATGAGATGGCCAACGTGTTTGGAGTAACAGGTGTAACGGAAATGATTGAAGCTAGTAAGCAATGTGAAATCGATATGTTTTATTCGATTCCGAGCTCCGTACCTGCGACTTCTATGGAGACGACCGGCGGTTCTATTGAAATAGAAGATATTGATCATTTAATGACATTAGATCAGATCATTTGCTTAGGCGAAATTATGAACTATGTAGATGTTATCTCAGAGGGCGACAATAAAACCAAACAGCTTCTTAAGCACATGAGAACACATTATCCGGAGACAATTATTGAAGGGCATGTACCAAAACTTCTAGATACAGATTTACATCGGATGATTTTTGCTGGTGTGGATTCTGATCACACACATCAAACAATAGAAGGTATGAAAGCTCGAATAGAAGCTGGCATGTTTATTGAAATTCAAGAAAAATCAATGACACCTGAAGTGATTGAATACTTATGCGAGCATGACGTTAGTGAGCATTTCTGTTTTATCACAGATGACGTAATGGCAGATGATCTTGAAGAGAAAGGGCATCTTAATCATATTGTCAAAAAAGCAATGAGTATGGGTATGAAAGCAGAAGATGTGATTTATGCCAGTACGTACACACCTGCTAAACGCATGAAATTGCAAGACCGAGGTGTGATCGCACCAGGTAAAATAGCTGACTTTTGTTTGCTTTCAAATTTAGAAGAATTTGAACTTGCGGCTGTGTACAAGTCAGGCGTCTTAGCCAATCAAAACGAAGCTGCCAAAGTCGGTGAAAAGCAGTTTCCTGAAAACTTTTACAAAAGTGTTCAGCTTGAAACGTTAACGTCAGAAGACTTTAATGTACATGTAAACAAAGAGGATGGATCCTACACGGCCCGAATTATGAAGGTGCAAGATGGATCAACGTTTACAGCCGAAGTACACGAGTCAATCGACGTTCAGAATGGTCTGCTACAATGGCAGGATACCGAGCACTTATTAATTGCTACATTTGAACGGTATGGAAAAGGTGGAACCAGAGCACATGGTTTAATTACAGGAGATATCATCAAGCACGGTGCTGTGGCTACTACCTACTCCCACGATAATCATAACTTACTTGTTGTGGGGGAAAACATTGAAGATATGAAGCAGGCTGCCAATGAAGTGATTGCAATGCAGGGCGGGATCTGTGTTGTATGGGAAGGGAAAGTTCAGGCGAGAGTTCCTCTTCCTGTTGGAGGAATTCTAACCGAAGAGCCTCTTGAGCAGCTAGCCGCACAAGTGAAAGAGCTATGTGTCGCTTTACGAGAGCTTGGCTATAAGCACTATAACCCGATCATGTCGATGAGCACATTATCATTACCGGTGAGCCCGGCATTAAAAATTACGGATCACGGTTTGATCGATGTGAATGCAGGAAAAGTGGTTCCATTGATTCTTGAGAAGGTATAA
- a CDS encoding ABC transporter ATP-binding protein has translation MALLTLDQISVAYQKQDILKDFHLDIEEGKLISLLGPSGCGKTTTLRLIAGFLEAKEGRFTFKNKDFTRVPVSKRNFGFVFQNYALFPHMTVFDNVAFGLRLRKKTTAETKKLVQEMLEIVNLSGFEQRFPQELSGGQKQRVAIARALVIKPDLLLFDEPLSNLDANLRESMRVEIRRIQQELGITTVYVSHDQEECFSISDQVAIMNKGVIEQLDQPSTIYSYPKTKFIADFIGFKNFISFSDKQEAEGGFVMKAQGLDFHVAEAKQAASPQSMIGAIRPDYLSILPFKGELLSPNQVNGRIKVSTFLGRSHQYVVQTDLGDFTINQESAQTLTSGEQVTVHFPKEKLVLVD, from the coding sequence ATGGCTTTACTTACATTAGATCAAATTTCAGTTGCCTATCAAAAACAAGACATTTTGAAGGACTTTCATTTAGATATTGAAGAAGGAAAACTTATTTCTTTACTTGGACCTAGTGGTTGTGGGAAAACGACAACTCTTCGTTTGATTGCGGGATTTTTAGAAGCAAAAGAAGGTCGATTCACATTTAAGAACAAAGACTTTACTCGTGTACCTGTAAGTAAACGAAACTTTGGCTTTGTTTTTCAAAACTATGCGTTGTTTCCGCACATGACCGTGTTTGATAATGTGGCTTTTGGATTAAGACTACGCAAAAAAACAACGGCAGAAACAAAAAAGCTTGTCCAGGAAATGCTTGAGATTGTAAACCTTTCAGGCTTTGAGCAACGCTTCCCACAGGAGTTATCTGGTGGTCAAAAGCAGCGTGTGGCCATTGCAAGAGCCCTTGTGATTAAACCGGATCTTCTATTGTTTGATGAGCCGTTAAGTAACCTAGATGCGAACTTGCGTGAAAGCATGCGAGTGGAAATTCGTCGCATTCAGCAAGAGCTTGGAATTACAACCGTGTATGTGTCGCATGACCAGGAAGAGTGCTTCTCCATTTCCGACCAGGTAGCGATCATGAACAAAGGTGTAATTGAGCAGCTGGATCAACCTTCTACGATCTATTCATATCCAAAAACGAAGTTCATCGCTGATTTCATCGGGTTTAAGAACTTTATTTCATTTTCAGATAAGCAAGAAGCTGAAGGTGGATTTGTGATGAAGGCTCAAGGGCTGGATTTTCATGTGGCTGAGGCGAAGCAGGCAGCCAGTCCGCAAAGTATGATCGGGGCCATTCGTCCAGATTACCTGAGCATCTTACCATTTAAAGGGGAGCTACTTTCTCCAAACCAGGTGAACGGCCGTATTAAAGTGAGTACGTTCCTTGGCCGCAGCCACCAGTATGTTGTTCAAACAGATCTTGGCGACTTCACGATTAATCAAGAAAGCGCACAGACACTCACTTCTGGTGAACAGGTAACCGTTCATTTTCCAAAAGAAAAGCTTGTCTTAGTTGATTAA
- a CDS encoding ABC transporter permease yields MMKKNWVLALVTWLVFAFLIGPLVIISITSFEPGSVLKFPPEGFSLNWYENIFKVSMFLETFKISILVSLAGNLMALLIGIPAAYALSRYDFKGKQLLNAIFISPVLIPGIVLGFTFLRYIIVSYGLPVYAGLFIGHTIIMLPFIIRVISSSLSNFDFSIEEAALSLGAGHVETFFKIVLPNIRSGIIAAVLIAFLESFNNVDISVFMTGPGFSTLPIQMLTYVENYFDPTIAAVSVLLMILTAGLMFFIERLMGVAYFTKR; encoded by the coding sequence TTGATGAAAAAGAACTGGGTCTTAGCCCTTGTTACGTGGTTGGTTTTTGCCTTTTTAATTGGACCGCTGGTGATCATCTCTATCACTTCCTTTGAACCAGGCAGTGTTTTGAAGTTTCCACCAGAGGGCTTCTCACTTAATTGGTATGAAAACATCTTTAAAGTCTCGATGTTTTTAGAAACCTTTAAAATATCTATTCTTGTTTCACTCGCTGGAAACTTGATGGCATTGCTTATAGGAATACCGGCAGCTTATGCCTTAAGTAGATATGATTTTAAAGGAAAGCAGCTGTTAAATGCCATTTTTATCTCGCCTGTATTAATACCAGGGATTGTTCTTGGTTTTACCTTTTTACGATACATTATCGTTTCTTATGGACTTCCGGTTTACGCTGGTCTTTTCATCGGTCATACGATTATTATGTTGCCATTTATTATCCGCGTGATTTCTTCCAGTTTGTCTAACTTTGACTTCTCGATTGAAGAAGCGGCTTTAAGTTTGGGTGCAGGCCATGTGGAAACATTCTTTAAGATTGTTCTCCCAAATATTCGTTCAGGGATTATTGCAGCCGTATTAATCGCATTCCTTGAATCGTTTAACAACGTAGACATCTCTGTCTTTATGACTGGACCTGGATTTAGTACGCTACCGATCCAAATGTTGACGTACGTTGAAAATTACTTTGATCCAACGATTGCCGCAGTGTCTGTTCTACTGATGATTTTGACGGCTGGCTTAATGTTCTTCATCGAGCGATTAATGGGTGTCGCATACTTTACAAAACGATAA
- a CDS encoding ABC transporter permease, protein MKKKYIYLLLLPGVLFLTLFMIVPLALTFAGTFSDAGSFSFQGYLNFFQNAYFMEILWTTIRVSLLTTLFCIILGFPAAYYISGLRARTKALMLLLAVFPLLVSPVVRSFSWMIILGRNGLLNQFLLGVGIRSEPLEIMYTPIAVNIGLVHLFLPLMIVTLVGILENVDRNLLEAAESLGASKVTIFRKILLPLCVPGLMIGCTLVFVGSFTAYTTPALLGGNQRVISTFLYQNAVTLNDWHVASIVSVIMIAVTVLFILIINKIALKLNPRG, encoded by the coding sequence GTGAAGAAAAAATATATTTACTTATTATTGCTACCGGGTGTCTTGTTCTTAACTCTGTTTATGATCGTTCCATTGGCATTAACGTTTGCAGGAACGTTTTCTGATGCAGGAAGCTTTTCCTTTCAAGGGTATCTGAACTTCTTCCAAAATGCTTACTTTATGGAGATCCTTTGGACAACCATTCGTGTCAGTCTATTAACGACCCTTTTCTGTATTATTCTTGGATTTCCCGCAGCCTACTATATCTCAGGATTACGCGCACGCACAAAAGCACTCATGCTTTTACTAGCTGTGTTTCCGTTATTGGTTAGCCCGGTCGTTCGCTCGTTCAGCTGGATGATTATTCTTGGTCGAAATGGACTACTGAATCAATTTCTACTCGGAGTAGGCATTCGTTCAGAGCCACTCGAGATTATGTATACACCAATCGCCGTGAATATTGGTTTGGTGCATCTGTTTCTACCATTAATGATTGTGACATTGGTTGGGATCTTAGAGAATGTTGACCGTAATTTACTTGAGGCTGCAGAAAGCTTAGGAGCTTCAAAAGTCACGATCTTCCGGAAAATTCTTCTGCCACTTTGTGTGCCAGGACTAATGATTGGCTGCACACTTGTGTTTGTAGGGAGCTTTACAGCATACACGACGCCTGCCTTACTCGGTGGGAATCAGCGCGTGATCTCTACATTCCTTTATCAAAATGCTGTGACGTTAAATGACTGGCATGTTGCATCGATTGTAAGTGTCATTATGATCGCTGTTACGGTGTTATTCATCTTAATCATTAACAAAATTGCACTGAAATTAAATCCGAGGGGGTAG
- a CDS encoding nucleoside hydrolase, translated as MTRNVLIDVDTGVDDALGLLLAIHSDEMNVRAITTVNGNVALETATLNTCKIVEMTGAMHIPVVPGANQPLKRSTHFEHRIHGADGIGGALADMTPTKKPEHAYAPSYMIELAKSSEKPLTFIMTGPLTNLAEALQLCPELPTYVEEVVFMGGVVSDMGNITPVAEYNMFVDPEAAKIVLDAGFKKLTQVGLDVTRKALLTEAHLKQLDGTKYGEYIRQSTSDYMKRYIERNGVKACAMHDPLAVAVAIQPNLVKKKELYVDVETTSRICDGQTVCDFQNRLGQSPNVGVSLEVDADAFLDLFIQTIRIPMEEGTA; from the coding sequence ATGACTCGGAATGTACTGATTGATGTGGATACAGGTGTAGACGACGCGCTTGGTTTATTACTCGCCATCCATTCAGATGAAATGAACGTCAGAGCGATTACTACCGTTAACGGAAACGTAGCACTTGAGACGGCAACCTTAAATACGTGCAAAATTGTTGAGATGACAGGTGCGATGCATATCCCGGTTGTACCGGGTGCGAATCAACCTTTAAAGAGATCAACTCATTTTGAGCACCGGATTCACGGAGCGGACGGAATTGGTGGGGCGCTAGCAGACATGACGCCTACAAAAAAGCCTGAGCACGCTTATGCGCCGAGCTATATGATTGAGCTTGCTAAATCGTCAGAGAAACCTTTGACTTTTATTATGACCGGACCCTTAACGAATTTGGCAGAAGCTCTTCAACTATGTCCCGAGCTTCCAACCTATGTGGAAGAGGTTGTTTTTATGGGTGGTGTTGTGAGTGACATGGGAAACATTACACCAGTCGCTGAGTACAACATGTTTGTGGATCCTGAGGCAGCTAAGATTGTCTTAGACGCTGGCTTCAAAAAGCTCACTCAAGTGGGGCTTGATGTGACTCGAAAAGCGCTCTTAACAGAAGCGCACTTAAAACAGCTTGATGGAACAAAGTACGGAGAGTACATCAGACAAAGTACGTCAGATTATATGAAACGTTACATTGAACGCAATGGGGTAAAAGCATGTGCGATGCACGATCCACTTGCCGTAGCTGTAGCGATTCAACCAAACCTAGTGAAAAAGAAAGAACTGTATGTAGATGTAGAAACAACAAGTCGAATCTGTGATGGCCAAACAGTATGTGATTTTCAAAATCGTCTTGGACAATCACCTAATGTCGGAGTCAGTCTTGAAGTCGACGCAGATGCTTTTCTTGACCTGTTTATTCAAACAATCCGCATACCGATGGAGGAGGGAACAGCGTGA
- a CDS encoding ABC transporter substrate-binding protein: MKKLLGASTIVALSTIALTACGSSDDSQGSTGSPTKLVVSTWGFSEDFFREEVYAPFEAEHNVEIVLDIGNNAERLNKIRQGTADIDVVYLSDFYAQQAINDDLFETIDRSNIPNLDEIYDIAKAPLGEDYGPAYTIGQFGIAYNSDEVDGDITSWADLWDANLANNLTIPGITTTTGPMFLDAASKVAGEDSFNEDAAFAKLEELTPNIVKEYDKTSDFVNMFSQGEIAAGPFMEMYFNDLKEAIPAAKFVAPSEGGYAVMNTVNIVKDSKNKELAEEFINFQLSHDIQETMAKAKIDSPVNTTVELTDEEAEGITYGQDVIDGLNQLDMAEVNENSAGWIERWNQEIAK; this comes from the coding sequence ATGAAAAAATTGCTTGGTGCATCAACAATCGTTGCTTTATCTACTATTGCTTTAACTGCTTGTGGAAGTTCAGATGATTCACAAGGTTCAACTGGCTCCCCAACTAAATTAGTTGTTTCAACATGGGGTTTCTCTGAAGACTTTTTTAGAGAAGAAGTATACGCACCCTTTGAAGCTGAACATAACGTTGAAATTGTTTTAGATATAGGAAATAACGCAGAGCGTTTAAATAAGATTCGCCAAGGAACAGCTGATATTGATGTGGTTTATCTGTCTGATTTTTACGCACAACAAGCCATTAATGATGATTTATTTGAAACGATTGATCGCAGCAACATTCCAAACCTAGATGAGATCTATGATATTGCAAAAGCACCACTTGGTGAAGACTACGGTCCAGCTTATACGATTGGCCAATTCGGGATTGCTTATAACAGCGATGAAGTAGATGGAGACATCACATCTTGGGCAGATCTTTGGGATGCAAACCTTGCCAACAACCTAACAATCCCAGGCATTACAACAACAACGGGTCCAATGTTCTTAGATGCTGCGTCTAAAGTAGCTGGTGAAGATTCGTTTAATGAAGATGCAGCGTTTGCGAAGCTTGAAGAGCTAACTCCAAACATTGTAAAAGAATACGATAAGACATCTGACTTTGTGAATATGTTCTCTCAAGGTGAAATCGCAGCAGGACCATTTATGGAAATGTACTTTAATGACTTAAAAGAAGCGATTCCAGCTGCTAAATTTGTTGCACCGAGTGAAGGCGGCTATGCTGTTATGAACACTGTGAACATTGTAAAGGATAGTAAAAACAAAGAATTGGCTGAAGAATTCATCAACTTCCAACTCAGTCATGACATTCAGGAAACAATGGCTAAAGCAAAAATTGATTCTCCAGTTAATACAACGGTTGAGTTAACGGATGAAGAAGCTGAAGGAATCACGTATGGTCAAGACGTGATTGATGGATTAAATCAACTAGACATGGCTGAAGTAAACGAAAACTCCGCAGGCTGGATTGAACGCTGGAATCAAGAGATTGCGAAGTAA